GTTTGGCTCGTCTGAATCTGGATCAAAAAACTGGCTCTTGTAGGCGAAAATTGCCTGCATCTTCTGTGCTTCATAGCCAGAAATATCTACCACAATATCTGGAGTTAGTTCTTTCCATTGAATATAATGGTAAACTTGCTTAGGTCGCCACGCATGCTGGTGATTCCCTTGATGTATCGTTTCAATTTTTGCGAGTCCGCTTAAAAAACAGGCGTCACTTACCAACTTACTACCTTTACCATGATCTATATGCCTATCGTCTACGGCATTGCACAACACAATGTCTGGACAATATTTTCTAATAATTTTAATCACTTCCAGCTGAGTAGCGTGGTTGTTTTCAAAAAAGCCATCGCCAAATCCTAAGTTATGTCGTTTAGAGACTCCTAAGATTTTAGCGGCGTCCTGCGCTTCAACGTCTCTAATTTCGGCGCTGCCCCTTGTTCCTAATTCGCCTCGGGTTAGGTCTAAAATCCCGACCTTTTTTCCGTTAGCTATTTCTTTGGCTATGGTACCGCCAGCACTCATTTCTACATCATCTGGATGTGCGCCTACGGCTAATATATCTAGTTTCATACAAGTTCTTTGTTTACTACGGCTTCAAAAGCCTGCTCTATATCTTCAACGAGATCCTTCTTTTCTTCAATTCCTACTGAAAAACGCAGCAAATTATCTGAAATGCCTTGATGTGTTCGTTCTTCCGCAGTTAATAAAGCATGGCTTGTTTTTGCAGGCGACAAGATTGTAGATTCTACTCCTGCCAAGCTCATAGATTGCTTAATTAGTTGTAATGCCTCCATAAAGGCTTCTGGATTCACAGAGGGTATTAATTCAAATGAAAGCATGCCTGAGTAGCCTCGCATTTGCTTTCTTGCAAGCAAGTAGTCTGGATGCTCTTTTAATCCGGGGTAATATACTTTGGCTACTAATGGATGCTTTTGCAACCATTTTGCCATTTTCTTTGCATTTCTATTTTGAGCTTTTACCCGCAGCGCCATCGTTTTTAAACTTCGCTCTAGCAACCATACAGTGTAGTCGCTTAAACTACCTCCTATATTTTTAGACAGGTTCCAGATTTGTTCCATATGCTTGTTACTTGCCGCTACAGCACCAGCGCATATATCGCTATGCCCTCCCATATATTTAGTCGCACTATGAATAATAATATCTATTCCGAAATCGGCTGGGTTCTGATTAATAGGCGAGGCAAATGTATTATCGATAATAGACACCAAATTATGTTCTCTTGCAATTTTCGAAATCATTTCTAAATCTGTTAGTAACATCAATGGGTTACTTGGTGTTTCAACATAGATAACTTTCGTATTAGTTTGCAACGCACTTCTGAAATCTGCTTCAGAAAAGCCATTCGCAAACGTATATTCAATGCCAAATTTCTCGAACTCTTCTACCACAAAATTATAGGTACCCCCATACAAAGTTTTTTGTAAAACTATATGGTCTCCTTTTTGAAGAAATGCCAGCAAACTATGACTTACAGCCGCCATACCGCTGCCAAAAATCATTCCAGCTTCAGTATGCTCTAAGGCTGCTATTTTCTTGCCTAAAGCCTCTTGATTTGGTGTATTAAAGTAGCGCGGGTATCGTTTAACGTCTACATTTTCATACGCATACGAACTACTCATGTACAAAGGAGAAATTGCTCCTTTAAATTGTTCGTCTTTAAGCTCTCCCGCATGCGCGCAGATAGTATTCATGCCCATTTTATTCGATTTCATAATAGCGTAGATATTTTAAAGCTCTAAGGTATTAATTCCTTTCAAGGTTTGCTATATTTAACCAATGAAATTATTGTTACGAAATATCAAAGAACTGCTTCAAGTTAGAGAAGAAGCACCCTTAAAAGTCGCAGGTACTGCTATGAAAGAACTTCCAAGTATTTCCAATGCTTGGTTACTCATAGAGAACGACATTATTTCCGATTTTGGGGCCATGGCTACATTGCCTAAAATTTCCGCAGATAAAACTATAGACTGTACCGGTAAAATTGTACTTCCGTCGTGGTGTGATAGTCATACACATTTAGTATATGCCGGCAATAGAGAGCAAGAATTTGTAGATAGAATTAACGGACTTAGCTATCAAGAAATTGCTGAAAAAGGAGGTGGAATTCTAAACAGCGCTAAAAAATTACAGGAGACTTCAGAAGACAGCTTATACGCACAAAGCGCAGCTAGACTAGAAGAAGTCATGCGTCTAGGAACAGGAGCTATTGAGATTAAAAGTGGCTACGGGCTAACTACGCAAGCAGAACTTAAAATGCTGCGTGTTGCCAAACGCTTAGGCGAGAATTACCCCGTTGCCATTAAAACAACATTTCTAGGTGCTCATGCCGTACCCGCAGCATACAAAGGTGATAAAGAGGGATATCTCAATCTTATTATATCTGAAATGTTACCAAAAGTAGCTGCCGAAAAATTAGTCGATTATGTCGATATTTTTTGTGAAGAGGGCTACTTTTCTGTTGAAGACACCCATACACTATTAAGTGCAGCAAATGGGTACGGACTTATCCCAAAAATACACGTAAATCAATTTAATGCCATTGGGGGTGTGCAAGCAGGTGTTGCGCATGATGCGTTAAGTGTAGACCACCTAGAAGTAGTAACGAATGACGATGTTGCCGTTCTTAAAAACAGCAATACTATGCCGGTGGCACTTCCCTCCTGCTCATATTTTTTAAGCATACCATATACACCCGGTCGAAAACTTATTGATGCGGGGCTACCCCTAGCATTAGCAACAGATTACAACCCAGGTTCTACCCCTAGTGGCAACATGAATTTTGTGGTCGCTACTGCCTGTATAAAAATGAAACTTACCCCAGAAGAAGCCATTAACGCAGCAACTATTAATGGTGCGTATGCCATGGGACTAAGTCATTCTCACGGGTCTATAACCAAAGGAAAATCGGCTAGCGTAATTATTACCAAAGAGATTCCTTCTTATAATTATTTACCATACGCGTTTGGCAGTAATTGTATAGACAAAGTAATAGCTAACGGAGAAATTCTTGAGTAATGCTGAAATTTTATTCCAAAGAAATAATACTAGAACACACTAACATTCGTAAAGGCGAAACAAAACTTGGCGAAATAGCGCAAACGATTTCTCAATGGGAAGCTCTTAAAAATACGCCTCAGCAATATGCCTTAATTGGTATACCTGAAGATATTGGAGTTCGCGCTAATGGCGGAAAACCGGGAACTTCTGAAGCATGGAATGCCTGTTTACAAAGCCTCTATAACATTCAAAACAACACCTTTACAAAGCCTCAAAATTTAGTAATCCTAGGCGAAATTGACTGCGATGCAGAAATGTTGGAAGCAAGCAGGTACAACCCTAAAGATCCACAGTATCATCATCTGCTTGGTCTGTTGGTGGAGCAAATAGACACTAAAGTAAGCGAGGCAATACAACGTATTGTTGCCGCAGGAAAAACACCCATTGTTATTGGGGGTGGCCATAACAATAGCTACGGAAACTTAAGTGGAACCTCTAAAGCATTACACTCAACTATAAACTGTATTAATTTTGACGCCCACACAGATTACCGCACTCTAGAACACAGACACAGCGGAAATGGTTTTAGCTATGCGGCTGAAGATGGTTTCTTAGACAACTATTTTATTTTTGGATTGCATAGAAACTATACCTCTCAACAGGTTTTAGACAAGATTGATGCAGATGGACGTGTTCTTTTCAATAGGTTTGAAACAATTTCAATTCGGCAAGAAAAGACATTTTCTGAAGCAATGAAAGAAGCCGAAGAGCACTGCTGCAATAAACCCTTTGGACTTGAAATAGATCTTGATGCAGTTGCAAATATGGGTAGTAGCGCTATGACCCCTAGCGGATTTACACTAGAAGATTGCAGACGGTTTACACAATACTTTTCAGCTAAAGAAGCCTGTGCGTACATACATATCTGCGAAGGCGCACCAAATAAAGAAGCTTTTCCAGGGCAGGTAGGCAAAGGTCTAGCCTATCTGGTATCAGACATCATTGGACACTAACAGCATGAAAATTGTTCCTTTTCATACTGACTACGCTCAAGCTTTTTACAATTTGAACATAGCTTGGTTGGAGGCCTTATTTTATGTAGAAGCGTATGACAAGGAAGTACTGAGTAAGCCCGAAAAGTATATTATTAACCCAGGAGGACATATCTTTTTTGCTGTGGCAGACAAAACTGTTTTAGGCACAGTTGCACTTTTAAACCGTGGCGCTAACAGTTTTGAACTAACTAAAATGGCGGTACTCCCTGAGGCGCGTGGTAAAAATATTGGTCAGCAGTTAATGCAACACTGCTTAGATTTTGCGACCGAACAGAATTTTGAAAAGCTCTTTTTATACTCGCATAGAAAGTTAACTAACGCAATTCATATTTATCGAAAATATGGTTTTACTGAAATTCCGCTAGAAACACCTAATCCGTACGAACGCAGTAATATTAAGATGGCGTATTTTTTCTAAGCTGTAATTTCAATTTGTATCTTTATAAAAACTATAGCTATGAAAAAGTCACTTTACCTTCTATTATTATGCGTTGCCTTTGTGTCTTGCAAGGAGCAAACTACTAAAAATACAGAAACAGAGACAGCTACTGAAACTAGTTCTGAGATAGTAGAAAACTCAGGGCATTCGTTTAATGTAACGCCTATTTCGCACGCTACCATGGTTTTAGAGTGGGATGGTATTATACTATATGTTGACCCTGTAGGTGGCGCAGAAGCCTTCCAGGGGCAGCCAGAGGCAGATATCGTATTAGTAACAGACATTCATGGCGACCATTTTAATATGGAAACCTTAAATGCCGTTGCTATCAATTCAATTTCTATAGTTGCGCCTAAAGCGGTAGCCGATAAAATGGACGCGAGTATAACAGAACAAGTAATTGTACTAAACAACGGTGAAACAACTACGGTTCCTGACTTAGAGGGTTTTACTATTGAAGCCGTTCCTATGTATAATTTACGTGAAGAAGCATTAAAATACCATGAAAAAGGGCGTGGCAATGGTTATGTTATTGAAAAAGATGGTAAACGAGTTTATATTTCTGGAGATACGGAAGACATCCCTGAAATGCGAAATCTAAAAAACATAGATATTGCCTTTGTTTGTATGAATTTGCCGTACACTATGACGGTTCAAAAAGCTGCGAGTGCTGTTGTAGATTTTAAGCCTACTAAAGTATACCCATATCACTATCGCGGTACAGAGGGTTTAAGTGACGTAGGTGTCTTTAAAGCATGGATCATGAAATCGAGTGTAGGCCGTGAAATTGAGGTAGTACAATTAGATTGGTATCCTAATCAATAATTATTTATAATTCGACTACAGTGCATCATTCGAGTATATTGCACAGTTTATTGAAATTTTTCAAACCATGCTAAGGTGTGTGCCACCTTGGTAATTAAATTACTAGGTCGTGCCGCTATACCGTGCGAAGCTTCAGGAATTTCAACCAAAACGGTTTCAATTTTACGCAGTTTAAGGGCATGATACAATTGTTTAGCCTCGCTAGGCGGGGTACGCAAATCGTTCATACCTACCATAACCATAGTTGGAGTTTCTACGTTGCCAACTAAAGATATTGGCGAAAACTTCCAGTAGTTTTCAAAATTTTCCCAAGGTTGCCCGGGATATCTAGAATTGGCGTATCCATAATAGTTATCTGCTACCAACGTCTTACTAATCCAATTCATTACTGGCTTTGCAACTACTGCTGCTTTAAACTCATTTGATTTCCCTATCATCCATGCTGTCATAATTCCGCCAGCACTACCCCCAGTAACATACAATCGGTCTTTAGCAACAATTCCTTTATTAACTAGCTCGTGTACGCCGTCCATTACATCGTTGTAATCTTCGCCTGGGTAATTGTTGTACAAAAGATTACCAAATTCTTCTCCGTAACTCGTGCTACCACGCGGATTGGGATAAAAAACAACATAACCTGCTGCTGCGTACAATTGAATTTCGGCTGAAAAATGCGGACCATAATTTAAAATAGGACCCCCGTGATTTTCTACCAACAACGGATACTTCTTGGACGTATCGTAATTAGGAGGATAAACCACCCAGCCTTGTATTTTCCTTTGATCGAACGTTGACGTATACCACATTTCCTCTACCTCGCCTAAATCTCTATATGCTAATAAGTCTTCATTTAGTTGTGTTAATGTAGTCGTATTGTTTTTTTGGAATACGGCTACATCTGCTGGTCGATTCGCTTTAGATAAGGTATAGGCAATTGTATTATTATTGCTTACTGAAAAAGATCCGCTGGCATATGGACGCCCCAATGTTGTTCCCCCTACATTACTAACAAGCTCAGTTAGTTTTCCGTTTAGACTTAAATAACCAATTTTGGTGAGTCCTAAGTCGTTGTATTGTATGTACAATCCTTTACTATCACTAGCCCATATAGCGTTAGAGATACTTCTGTCCATAGCATTAGAAATCGCTTTTTTAGAAGATCCATCTGTATTCATTATGTGCAATACACTGGTCTGATAGGTTTGAACTTTATCTACAAACCCAATAAATGCAATATGCTTTCCATCTGGTGAAACTTTTGGTGCTCTATCTGGTCCCGGACTGGTAGTTAACGTCTTAATAAAACCTGACTGCACGTTTACAGCATAGACTTCACTATTTCTAAAATCGTATTCCCAGTCTTCATTTCGGTTAGAGGAAAAGTAAATTTGAGTACCATCGCTACCCCAAGACAGGCTACCCCCATGGTTAAAATCGCCAGAGGTAAGTTGCCTCGGCGCTCCTCCATCTGCTGGAATTGTGAAAATATGACTAAATCCAGGTTTTAAATATCCCGCTCCATCAGCTTCATGCTTTAGTCGGTCTGTAATTCGTGGTGCTTTAGCCCATTTAGCACCTTTAGGTTTTGCGGGCATTTTGGCTAAGACTGGCGCTTTGGCATTCACCTTCATGCTAAATGCAATGTGCGTTCCGTTGGGAGACCATGTAATATTTGAAGGGCTATTTTCAAGCTGTGTTAGTTTTGCAAGCGCACCAGAATTGGTCCAATACACATAAATTTCGCTTCCTTCTCCTTCACTACTTACAAACGCAATACGATTGCCGTCTGGAGACCAACGTGCCGATCCTTCATTTACATCTCTTGTAGTGAGCTTATGATGTGTTTTACCATCTGCACTAAGTAGCCAAAGGTTACCTTTAGAGCGATCCTTCATAATATCGAAACCTGTACGACGATAAATTACGAATTCACCATTAGGAGAAATTTGTGGGTCTCCTGCATATTCTAGCTGAAAAACATCCAGATATTCAAACGATTTCTGGGCTTGACCAACTAAAATTTCCGTAGTAAAAAGAAGAATAAAAACAATAAAAATGTATTGAGAATACGTACGCATGATAAAAGAGATTTAGAATTGAAAGATACAAGTTTTGATACGTTTCTCAAATTGTCTTATCTCCCTTATCTTTGAAAAAAAAGCACTATGAAATTTACATTCCTAAAAAGTATTGTTCTTGGGATATTTGCGGTACTATTATTTAGTTGTCACTCGAATAATGAAACAGCACCTGTAGCGAAGAAGTTTTCAGAAAACAATCAATACCCACTGGAGTGGATGTACAATCAGCGTGCTTATCCTGATAATTATATAAACAAGCAGGCAATGGTAGATGCTATTGCACAGACCAAAAGTATTCTTGCTGCAAGAAATATTGCAGGCGGTGACTGGGAATTTGTGGGGCCATTAAATACAGGAGGGCGTGTTACAGACGTGGCTATTTCGCCAGATAGTGATGACGTTTTATTTGTGGGTACTGCGGTAGGTGGTGTTTTTAAGACTACAGATGGCGGTGAAAATTGGACTCCCATTTTTGATGACATCGGAAAAGCGTCTATTGGGAATATCGCTATTGCACCTTCTAATTCGCAACGAATTTACGTAGGAACAGGAGAGGCTAATGGAAGTGCAACATCGGGAGCATTTTTTGGAGATGGCGTTTATCGATCTGATGATGGCGGGACTTCTTGGCAACATACCGGACTTGAAGATTCAGATCATATTGGTCGTATAGTAGTAGACCCAACAGATGAAGACAGAGCATTTGTTGCTGCAACTGGGACGCTATATGGGTATAACAATGAGCGAGGAATTTATAGAACTACAAATGCTGGAACCGATTGGGAACAGGTTTTATTTGTTACAGATTCTACAGCAGCTATCGATGTAGCAATGAACCCTGTAGATACCGATATTCTATTTGCAGCCACTTGGGAACGTACCCGCAAGCCATGGCAACGTGATTATGGCGGACTTACTTCTGGTGTATACCGATCATTAGATGGTGGAGATACTTGGGTAGAATTAGGTGCTTCAAACGGATTACCTGCTCCAGACGCTCAAACAGGGCGTATTGGATTGGCAGTTTCGGAGTCTAGCCCAAGCACTGTTTATGCGCGTTATACTACCAATGAAATAACGAATGTCTTTAATGGGCTGTATAAATCTACAGACAATGGAGACAATTGGACGCTTGTAACATTAGGAGAACTTAGTACTATTGATGCTTCGTTTGGTTGGTTCTTCGGAAATGTTCGTGTGAATCCAGAAGATGCAGACGAGGTTTTTGTTTTAGGGCAGCGCATTTTCAGAACTTCAAACAGTGGAACTTCGTGGCAAGAAATTAATGGTATGCATGTAGATCATCATGCCTTAGAATACTCTAAAAATAACAACAATTTTTTATTGGCAGGAAACGATGGTGGCGCTTATACTTCTACAAATGGCGGTACTACGTGGACAAAATTTACCAATTTACCGATTACCCAATTTTACAATATAGATGTAGATAATATTCAACC
This Rasiella rasia DNA region includes the following protein-coding sequences:
- the bshB1 gene encoding bacillithiol biosynthesis deacetylase BshB1, whose amino-acid sequence is MKLDILAVGAHPDDVEMSAGGTIAKEIANGKKVGILDLTRGELGTRGSAEIRDVEAQDAAKILGVSKRHNLGFGDGFFENNHATQLEVIKIIRKYCPDIVLCNAVDDRHIDHGKGSKLVSDACFLSGLAKIETIHQGNHQHAWRPKQVYHYIQWKELTPDIVVDISGYEAQKMQAIFAYKSQFFDPDSDEPNTPISSKNATDSMLYRNRNLGRLIGTEAAEGFTVERLPAVDSIFDLI
- a CDS encoding trans-sulfuration enzyme family protein, giving the protein MKSNKMGMNTICAHAGELKDEQFKGAISPLYMSSSYAYENVDVKRYPRYFNTPNQEALGKKIAALEHTEAGMIFGSGMAAVSHSLLAFLQKGDHIVLQKTLYGGTYNFVVEEFEKFGIEYTFANGFSEADFRSALQTNTKVIYVETPSNPLMLLTDLEMISKIAREHNLVSIIDNTFASPINQNPADFGIDIIIHSATKYMGGHSDICAGAVAASNKHMEQIWNLSKNIGGSLSDYTVWLLERSLKTMALRVKAQNRNAKKMAKWLQKHPLVAKVYYPGLKEHPDYLLARKQMRGYSGMLSFELIPSVNPEAFMEALQLIKQSMSLAGVESTILSPAKTSHALLTAEERTHQGISDNLLRFSVGIEEKKDLVEDIEQAFEAVVNKELV
- the hutI gene encoding imidazolonepropionase produces the protein MKLLLRNIKELLQVREEAPLKVAGTAMKELPSISNAWLLIENDIISDFGAMATLPKISADKTIDCTGKIVLPSWCDSHTHLVYAGNREQEFVDRINGLSYQEIAEKGGGILNSAKKLQETSEDSLYAQSAARLEEVMRLGTGAIEIKSGYGLTTQAELKMLRVAKRLGENYPVAIKTTFLGAHAVPAAYKGDKEGYLNLIISEMLPKVAAEKLVDYVDIFCEEGYFSVEDTHTLLSAANGYGLIPKIHVNQFNAIGGVQAGVAHDALSVDHLEVVTNDDVAVLKNSNTMPVALPSCSYFLSIPYTPGRKLIDAGLPLALATDYNPGSTPSGNMNFVVATACIKMKLTPEEAINAATINGAYAMGLSHSHGSITKGKSASVIITKEIPSYNYLPYAFGSNCIDKVIANGEILE
- a CDS encoding formimidoylglutamase, producing MLKFYSKEIILEHTNIRKGETKLGEIAQTISQWEALKNTPQQYALIGIPEDIGVRANGGKPGTSEAWNACLQSLYNIQNNTFTKPQNLVILGEIDCDAEMLEASRYNPKDPQYHHLLGLLVEQIDTKVSEAIQRIVAAGKTPIVIGGGHNNSYGNLSGTSKALHSTINCINFDAHTDYRTLEHRHSGNGFSYAAEDGFLDNYFIFGLHRNYTSQQVLDKIDADGRVLFNRFETISIRQEKTFSEAMKEAEEHCCNKPFGLEIDLDAVANMGSSAMTPSGFTLEDCRRFTQYFSAKEACAYIHICEGAPNKEAFPGQVGKGLAYLVSDIIGH
- a CDS encoding GNAT family N-acetyltransferase; this translates as MKIVPFHTDYAQAFYNLNIAWLEALFYVEAYDKEVLSKPEKYIINPGGHIFFAVADKTVLGTVALLNRGANSFELTKMAVLPEARGKNIGQQLMQHCLDFATEQNFEKLFLYSHRKLTNAIHIYRKYGFTEIPLETPNPYERSNIKMAYFF
- a CDS encoding MBL fold metallo-hydrolase; the encoded protein is MKKSLYLLLLCVAFVSCKEQTTKNTETETATETSSEIVENSGHSFNVTPISHATMVLEWDGIILYVDPVGGAEAFQGQPEADIVLVTDIHGDHFNMETLNAVAINSISIVAPKAVADKMDASITEQVIVLNNGETTTVPDLEGFTIEAVPMYNLREEALKYHEKGRGNGYVIEKDGKRVYISGDTEDIPEMRNLKNIDIAFVCMNLPYTMTVQKAASAVVDFKPTKVYPYHYRGTEGLSDVGVFKAWIMKSSVGREIEVVQLDWYPNQ
- a CDS encoding S9 family peptidase; protein product: MRTYSQYIFIVFILLFTTEILVGQAQKSFEYLDVFQLEYAGDPQISPNGEFVIYRRTGFDIMKDRSKGNLWLLSADGKTHHKLTTRDVNEGSARWSPDGNRIAFVSSEGEGSEIYVYWTNSGALAKLTQLENSPSNITWSPNGTHIAFSMKVNAKAPVLAKMPAKPKGAKWAKAPRITDRLKHEADGAGYLKPGFSHIFTIPADGGAPRQLTSGDFNHGGSLSWGSDGTQIYFSSNRNEDWEYDFRNSEVYAVNVQSGFIKTLTTSPGPDRAPKVSPDGKHIAFIGFVDKVQTYQTSVLHIMNTDGSSKKAISNAMDRSISNAIWASDSKGLYIQYNDLGLTKIGYLSLNGKLTELVSNVGGTTLGRPYASGSFSVSNNNTIAYTLSKANRPADVAVFQKNNTTTLTQLNEDLLAYRDLGEVEEMWYTSTFDQRKIQGWVVYPPNYDTSKKYPLLVENHGGPILNYGPHFSAEIQLYAAAGYVVFYPNPRGSTSYGEEFGNLLYNNYPGEDYNDVMDGVHELVNKGIVAKDRLYVTGGSAGGIMTAWMIGKSNEFKAAVVAKPVMNWISKTLVADNYYGYANSRYPGQPWENFENYWKFSPISLVGNVETPTMVMVGMNDLRTPPSEAKQLYHALKLRKIETVLVEIPEASHGIAARPSNLITKVAHTLAWFEKFQ
- a CDS encoding VPS10 domain-containing protein — translated: MKFTFLKSIVLGIFAVLLFSCHSNNETAPVAKKFSENNQYPLEWMYNQRAYPDNYINKQAMVDAIAQTKSILAARNIAGGDWEFVGPLNTGGRVTDVAISPDSDDVLFVGTAVGGVFKTTDGGENWTPIFDDIGKASIGNIAIAPSNSQRIYVGTGEANGSATSGAFFGDGVYRSDDGGTSWQHTGLEDSDHIGRIVVDPTDEDRAFVAATGTLYGYNNERGIYRTTNAGTDWEQVLFVTDSTAAIDVAMNPVDTDILFAATWERTRKPWQRDYGGLTSGVYRSLDGGDTWVELGASNGLPAPDAQTGRIGLAVSESSPSTVYARYTTNEITNVFNGLYKSTDNGDNWTLVTLGELSTIDASFGWFFGNVRVNPEDADEVFVLGQRIFRTSNSGTSWQEINGMHVDHHALEYSKNNNNFLLAGNDGGAYTSTNGGTTWTKFTNLPITQFYNIDVDNIQPNNVYGGTQDNNTIRTQSGGATDWNAVWGGDGFHVNIDPVDNNFIYVESQYGNLGRSTNGGNTFDNATAGIDFGADRNNWNTPVIISPFNTEKVYYGTNRLYISDRAAFWNPISPDLTDGAHPSGSLSYGTLTAIAPSYNNLNVIYTGSDDGNVNITLDGGTTWNSISAGLPDRYVTSIAISPSDDATAYVTFSGFGLLDQTPHVFKTINSGQSWVDISSNLPDIPVNDIIINEQDGLLLIATDVGVWYSHTDGAVWTVLGDNLPLTVMRDIKLHKPTNTLYVGTFGRSIHKYSLDNLILGIDDVTAASQDFSIYPNPSNDAFMIQGITSEDEVTVNLYGITGIIAKRLFQGNAQMVASQRFSVADLVSGVYFVTVKTGNQTTTKKLLVN